Within the Acuticoccus sediminis genome, the region CGGCTACGTGTCGAACCTGCGCTCGATGACGCAGGGCCGCGCGCAGTACACGATGCAGTTCTCGCACTACGAGCAGGTGCCGCAGAACGTCGCCGACGAGGTCCAGGCGAAGTACGCCTAAGACGTCGCGAAGGCGCTTCGGGGGTGCCCGGGCCGTCAGGCCGGGCGCTCCGGAGCGGGGGTTGGAGCCGCCGGATCGACCAGATCCGGCCGGCCTTGGCGTTCACGGCCCGCTGTGCCGGCCGCTGCGATCGTGATCGCGGCCGGTGACGATACGGTCGGACAGATCGTGTCCGGGATGCGGGGCGTGGTCGGGACAATGGAGCGTGACGACGCGCTCCGGCGCCGCCAGCAGGGCGTAATCGTGCGGCAAACGCGCAATTAGGCTCAAATAGACCCAACAAATGCGAATTCGCGTGTTCCGGCGCGCGAAGTTCGGTGATAGACAGCGGCCTCACCTGTGGCCGGCGTCGATCGCCGGCCATGAGTATGACTAAGCGTCAGCCCAATGCTTAAGAGGAATGTGGAGATCGCCAATGGCGAAGGAGAAGTTCGAGCGTAAGAAGCCGCACCTGAACATCGGCACCATCGGTCACGTCGACCATGGCAAGACGTCGCTAACGGCGGCGATCACGAAGGTGTTGGCAGAAACGGGCGGCGCGACGTTCAAGGCGTATGATCAGATCGACGCGGCGCCCGAAGAGAAGGCCCGCGGCATCACCATTTCGACCGCGCACGTCGAGTACGAGACCGCAAACCGCCACTACGCGCACGTCGACTGCCCCGGGCACGCCGACTACGTGAAGAACATGATCACCGGTGCGGCGCAGATGGACGGCGCCATCCTGGTGGTGTCGGCGGCCGACGGCCCGATGCCGCAGACCCGCGAGCACATCCTGCTCGCCCGTCAGGTCGGTGTGCCGGCGATCGTGGTGTTCCTGAACAAGGTCGATCAGGTCGACGACGAGGAGCTCCTGGAGCTCGTCGAGCTCGAGGTTCGCGAGCTGCTGTCGTCCTACGACTTCCCGGGTGACGACATTCCGATCGTCAAGGGTTCGGCTCTGGCCGCCCTCGAGGACTCGGATGCAAAGATCGGTCACGACGCCATTCTCGAGCTGATGAAGGAAGTCGACGCCTACATCCCCGAGCCGGATCGTCCGATCGACGGCGCCTTCCTGATGCCGATCGAAGACGTGTTCTCGATCTCCGGCCGCGGCACCGTCGTGACCGGCCGTGTCGAGCGCGGCATCGTGAAGGTCGGCGAGGAAGTCGAGATCGTCGGCATCCGCGACACCACCAAGACGACCGTCACCGGCGTCGAGATGTTCCGCAAGCTGCTCGACCAGGGCCAGGCTGGCGACAACATCGGTGCTCTGCTGCGTGGTGTCGGCCGTGACGACGTCGAGCGCGGCCAGGTGCTGTGCAAGCCGGGTTCGGTGAAGCCGCACAAGAAGTTCAAGGCCTCGGCCTACATCCTCACCAAGGAAGAGGGTGGGCGTCACACGCCGTTCTTCACCAACTACCGTCCGCAGTTCTACTTCCGGACCACGGACGTGACGGGCGTCGTGACCCTCAACGAGGGCACCGAGATGGTGATGCCGGGCGACAACGTTGAGATCAACGTCGAGCTCATCGTGCCGATCGCGATGGAGGAGCAGCTCCGCTTCGCTATCCGCGAGGGTGGCCGCACCGTCGGCGCCGGCGTCGTGGCTCAGATCGTCGAGTAACGACCGGGCCATATGGCTACGAAAAGCGCGGCTTCGGCCGCGCTTTTTTTTTGTGCCAGCGAGCGCCTCCAGCCGGTGGCGCGCTGCGAGGGCCGGCGGACCGTGGTCCAGCGCCTGGGCGGGTTCCCCAGGGGCCGGCTGCGACACGCGAGCCGTGCGGTGGCCGTCAGGCCGGACCGGACTGAGACGCTCCCACCCCGCAAGGAGACGAGGTCGAGCCAACCCTTGTGGCCTCGGAGCTCGATTTCAGCCTCTTCCATGGCGCGCCCCTGCGCTGCGTGAGGTGGGTCGACGCGGTGGAACGACCCAGCCCAACCGTGGGCCGAGGACGTGCGAATGGGTCCGCGTCCGGCAGGTGCGTCAGTGGCGCAGGTGGTTCGGATCTTTCGAGATCTTCGAGCGGCCTCGTCCGCAATATTCGGTAGATATACGCCGTCGCGGATATCTGGAAATTACTGAACCTCCCGGAAAACTAAGCTGCTGCGAAAGTAGCCGTGATGTGAAGGACCCGCCTGAGGGGGCGCTCCTTCATGCATATCGGCGAGCCCGGATTGCTGACCATGCCGTCGGCCCCGGTCGCAAACGTATCCGGACCGCGCCGGCGGCGACGGGCTGCACCGCCATTTCGCTGGGTGAACGATCGTACGCGCCGGTTTGTCGCGGGGGACTTTCGCAGCAGCCCCGGTTTCGGGGCAGGCGGACCTGAGGGGAGGGGGGCGCCGGGGGAGTGCGGTAGCGGGGGACTTGAGACTTTTGCGAGTCGCGCCCTATACTCCTCTCCGTGCTGGCCTTCTCGGCGTCCGTTCCATCCGGGCGACCAGGCTGGGACGGAGGGGTTCGGCCAGCGTTTTACGCGTGGCCGTTATGATTCCGTCATTTTTCCCCTCAGGGGGCTAGCGTTCCGCTCCGTCTTCGATTAGGTAAGCCGTCGCTCCGGACGACGGGGCGCTAGCCAAACGAGTTGACCAACGGCGTGTCGGCCAGCCTTTCGGAGGGCCGGACAGGCCGGTTTGTCCGTTGCGGTCCCTCCGGGCCGTTAGTCGTTACGGCATGTTGCCGTTGAGTTCGTGCGGTTCTTGAAACCGCGTTGTCCGTTCAGGCGGGTGCAAGTTAGAGACCGATGAACCAGAATATTCGCATACGCCTGAAGGCGTTCGATCACCGTGTGCTCGATACGAGCACCCGGGAGATCGTGCAGACGGCGCGACGTACGGGCGCGCAGGTACGCGGCCCGGTGCCGCTTCCGACGCGCATCGAGCGCTACACCGTGAACCGTTCGCCGCACATCGATAAGAAGAGCCGCGAGCAGTTTGAGATCCGCACCCACAAGCGGCTTCTCGATATCGTTGACCCGACCCCGCAGACCGTGGACGCGCTGATGAAGCTCGACCTCGCGGCCGGCGTGGACGTCGAGATCAAGCTTTAAGAGTTTCGTCATGACCCAAGTCCAGCAGCGTTCCTCCATTGTCGCTCGGAAACTCGGCATGACGCGCGTCTACAACGACGCGGGCGAGCACGTGCCAGTGACCGTGCTGTCGCTCGACGGCTGCCAGGTCGTCGCCCATCGCACGAAGGACCGGGACGGCTACACCGCCCTCCAGCTCGGCGCCGGCAAGGCGAAGGCGAAGAACACGACGCGAGCCATGCGCGGTCATTTCGCGAAGGCGAACGTCGAGCCGAAGAAGACGCTCGTCGAATGCCGTGTCGCCGAGGAAGGTTTCATCGACGTCGGCGCCGAGCTGACGGCCGATCACTTCGTTCCGGGCCAGTTCGTGGACGTCACCGGCACGTCCATCGGCAAGGGCTTCGCCGGCGCCATGAAGCGCCACAACTTCGGTGGTCTTCGCGCCTCCCACGGTGTGTCGATCTCCCACCGCTCGCATGGCTCCATCGGCCAGTGCCAGGACCCCGGCAAGGTGTTCAAGGGCAAGAAGATGGCCGGCCACATGGGCGGCGTCCGCGTCACGACGCAGAACCTCACCGTGGTTCGTGCCGACGTTGAGCGCGGTCTTCTCCTGGTCGCGGGTGCCGTTCCCGGCGCCAAGAATTCCTGGATCATCGTCCGTGACGCCGTGAAGC harbors:
- the tuf gene encoding elongation factor Tu translates to MAKEKFERKKPHLNIGTIGHVDHGKTSLTAAITKVLAETGGATFKAYDQIDAAPEEKARGITISTAHVEYETANRHYAHVDCPGHADYVKNMITGAAQMDGAILVVSAADGPMPQTREHILLARQVGVPAIVVFLNKVDQVDDEELLELVELEVRELLSSYDFPGDDIPIVKGSALAALEDSDAKIGHDAILELMKEVDAYIPEPDRPIDGAFLMPIEDVFSISGRGTVVTGRVERGIVKVGEEVEIVGIRDTTKTTVTGVEMFRKLLDQGQAGDNIGALLRGVGRDDVERGQVLCKPGSVKPHKKFKASAYILTKEEGGRHTPFFTNYRPQFYFRTTDVTGVVTLNEGTEMVMPGDNVEINVELIVPIAMEEQLRFAIREGGRTVGAGVVAQIVE
- the rpsJ gene encoding 30S ribosomal protein S10, translating into MNQNIRIRLKAFDHRVLDTSTREIVQTARRTGAQVRGPVPLPTRIERYTVNRSPHIDKKSREQFEIRTHKRLLDIVDPTPQTVDALMKLDLAAGVDVEIKL
- the rplC gene encoding 50S ribosomal protein L3, which gives rise to MTQVQQRSSIVARKLGMTRVYNDAGEHVPVTVLSLDGCQVVAHRTKDRDGYTALQLGAGKAKAKNTTRAMRGHFAKANVEPKKTLVECRVAEEGFIDVGAELTADHFVPGQFVDVTGTSIGKGFAGAMKRHNFGGLRASHGVSISHRSHGSIGQCQDPGKVFKGKKMAGHMGGVRVTTQNLTVVRADVERGLLLVAGAVPGAKNSWIIVRDAVKRGLPADAPTPGAFRMPEADAAPAEEAQAPAVADETVAAAPAVDTAEVTNEAPAGDDTTKGDA